The Naumovozyma castellii chromosome 2, complete genome sequence ACTATTGTGTAGCGATATATTAATGCCATAAATTGCGGTTATATATGGCTTATGATCATTTGACGAACAATAAAGAGGGGAGTCTGGTGGACTGACAACATCACTCATAACCGGTTAGTTTGGATTCCGGCACTTTTTATATGTGATCGAAGACGCACTCAAGCATATTCTTCAACTGCCGTTTgtttttaaattaaaaGGATAAAATTATCTGCGTTCGGCGcctaataatttttcactctTTACGTACATTATAAATTCAAGTTTGAAAGTTGCTGAATATTAGGCATCTTGTCTTCTATATCTAAGGTTCCTTCTTTACATAGATGCTCAAATTATGTTGACCTTTGGAGTCTCATAATAACAGTAAGCTAAATTATATCCTTTAATAAAATGGGTCAATTACCATAATACCTGACGTCACATTTACTTCCCTTTTGTTTTGGACATTGCAAAGTAATGACAAGTTTATTACAGTTTATCAACTACCTATTTAAACCAGTGAACAGATCCATCTCCTACAACAATACAATCCATAGAATAGTCATGATCTGCTGTGGGAATGTCATCTATAAGTTGTTCTTTCAAGGCGATCCCAATAAGTAGAGGTTTTTCCCCATTATGATGCAATTGGTATCTTTGGAAAAAGTCATCATAAAAGCCTGCTCCATGACCAATCCTTTTGCCGCCATTCAAGGAGAAGCCAACACCAGGTACCAAGATGACATCCAACTGAGGCGGCATTGGCATTGGTGTTTCTTCTGGAGGCTCTTTAAGTTTGTATTTCCCCTGAGGAGTCAAGTTTTGAACTTGTTCCCAAGATTGCATCTTGTGAAATGTCAAATGAGGGTGATTCTTTTTGTTTGGTCTCAATGATATTTGCCCTGTTACCTTTGTGTTAGTGCAACGAGGTAAGTAAACTGTTTTGTTGGCAAGAAACAAACGTCGTAGAATATCGTGCGTCTTTACTTCTGAATTATCCATATTCATGTAGCATGCTACTGATTGATATTGTTGTACTAATGGCAGAACAGCATTGGTTATCGCTACTGATTGTTTGTCCAATTCTATGGCAGGGATTTTTGAGAGAACTGCCTTCAGTCCTTCCCTAAAAACTTGTTTGGAACTCATACTGAGTTTCTATTACACAATGTGTTTGCTGAACTGTCGTGTTTCTCTGGTCATTGATGCTTAAGAAGAAGACCATATAATCGAGAGAATTCTGCAAGAGTCAAGTGCTGGGCTTACGTAATTTTTGTTTACCCATCCTTCAAAGTTAAATCTTAATATACTAAAATGTTCGAATTGAGCAAAAGTTAAGCCATCGAACGTAGCGAATTAGTAAAAAGTATTGATACTACAGAAACATGAGAAGTATGCATGTTAGTTCGTTTTATGTAGTTAAAGGGGCTATAAATGGATGTCGCCTCTAAATGTAACATTTGTTTAAAGCCTTTATATGTCCCGTTCAAAGGCTCAGATTAGGCTCCAGAATAGTTGTATGGTTAAAACACCTTGCTCAATAGTCCTCGAAAGATTAAGACAAGTTTTTAAACTTACAGAACCTTTTCATATCTCACAAAATTTAGATAATATCGGTTTAATTCAAGCTTAGTAAATGTCATTCCCTTCGTAGTGGCGATTACAAATAGATGGAGACTCCCTGTACTGTCGATAACTAGCTAAAAGCATAGTCTAATACTATACCTTTGCTTGTTTGATAATAGTTAATAACGTTTTTAGCTACATTCATTCTTTGGATTCTAACTTTGCAATCTCATCCCTTAATTTGGCTATATCtcttttttccttttcaattaatttatttattaccGTTGATGAGGAGGAGTTTCTTTTTGATTGTGTATCCAGTTGATCGTTTTGtgattcaaattctttccGTAGTACCTCAATTTTAGTGTTCAGATGTGTATATTGATTTTGGAGTTCCATGTAGCCTTCTTTATATTCAGCCATTGGCCACTGATTAGCAATCTCGTCCAAAACATTCAGTATTAGCTCAGTAGAGAAGTCTTCTACAAACATTGTTTTCCTTCTATCTGAAGCGGCACTTTTTCCAAGGCTTGTCGTATCATCCAAGTCAATCATGACACTCCCGTTCTGTAGTGCATATAGTAAATTACTTATCATCTTgttatctttaaatttcGAGGTTAGAATTTGGAAAACACCAGAATCGTTCACTCTGCTGGTTCCAACATCGTTGTCAAAAAATAACCCATTTGGATTTTTACCTTTTTCCCCAAGTAGCTCCTTATTGTGTTGTTTAAGGTAGAAATCCTTTGGAACATGTATAATTGGTTTTTCATCGGGTAAACCCATATATCTGTTTCTTCTCAACTTATCGTTCCTTTCTGataaataatcaaaaaCACCTTGTCTCCCATCTTTCCTTCTGATTGTTTTCTTATTCTTGTCGACCTTAAACAGAgataattcttccttaGGATTACAATCTCTGATCAACTTAGTTAGACGACTTTTGTACTCTTCTGTGTTCTTGTTAACAATGTTATGCACGACAGCATTGTGGAAAATCCCAGGTGGTTTGAAGTAAAGGGTAGAAATGGATTCTGTTGCTTGATTGAGTTCGTTTATACATGAGTCTAAGGAAAATCCCATTTTCTATTATAATTGATTGTCTATTAACTTGCTAGGGGAAACCTTCTTTCAAGCTAACTTGTTACAATCTGATTgtttatttcatttctttCGTGTATTTTGTAGATCTTGGGCCGCCCGCATCGGATCCGAAGAACGATCTGCCTAATGGCTTGCATTAATAATCAATTtgagaaaaaattaataggACTTTACTTAATTAattacatatatatatttcaaattaaatGCAAAATCACTCACGCCACGACACATATACCTCGTCCGTTCTAAACTTCTGCGTGACAATGGTTTCCTTTAAGTCCTTCACTACGTCACCCATTCTGTATTGAAGCAACCCTGCTTGCGCAATCATGACACCGTTATCAATGCAAAATCTTTCATCAGTGGCATGAACCTGGCCATTGGCTCGATCTTTACACATTTGGGCCATCATTTCTTGTAATCGCACATTGCAGCCGACACCACCAACAATCAATACTTGAGATGTGTTGACATGTGCCATTGCTCTTTCTGTAATCTCCACCAACATAgcaaataaattttcttgtaaGGAATAGCAGAGGTCTTCAACGGTGACTTTTTGTTCTCCCGTCTTTGTATCAAATAgaattttgttctttttaTTTCCCTTAAATAAATCTTTAGCAAGGGAATCGATGTATGCCAAGATTCCACTCATTGATAGATCCATTCCCTTGACAGTGTAGGGAAGTTCCACTAACTGGTCTT is a genomic window containing:
- the FAU1 gene encoding 5-formyltetrahydrofolate cyclo-ligase (ancestral locus Anc_4.388), producing MSSKQVFREGLKAVLSKIPAIELDKQSVAITNAVLPLVQQYQSVACYMNMDNSEVKTHDILRRLFLANKTVYLPRCTNTKVTGQISLRPNKKNHPHLTFHKMQSWEQVQNLTPQGKYKLKEPPEETPMPMPPQLDVILVPGVGFSLNGGKRIGHGAGFYDDFFQRYQLHHNGEKPLLIGIALKEQLIDDIPTADHDYSMDCIVVGDGSVHWFK
- the SPC34 gene encoding Spc34p (ancestral locus Anc_1.246); amino-acid sequence: MGFSLDSCINELNQATESISTLYFKPPGIFHNAVVHNIVNKNTEEYKSRLTKLIRDCNPKEELSLFKVDKNKKTIRRKDGRQGVFDYLSERNDKLRRNRYMGLPDEKPIIHVPKDFYLKQHNKELLGEKGKNPNGLFFDNDVGTSRVNDSGVFQILTSKFKDNKMISNLLYALQNGSVMIDLDDTTSLGKSAASDRRKTMFVEDFSTELILNVLDEIANQWPMAEYKEGYMELQNQYTHLNTKIEVLRKEFESQNDQLDTQSKRNSSSSTVINKLIEKEKRDIAKLRDEIAKLESKE